Proteins from one Listeria weihenstephanensis genomic window:
- the serS gene encoding serine--tRNA ligase produces MLDVKLLREDFEGVKAKLSHRGEDLGEFEKFGALDARRRTLIMEVETLKSQRNEVSQEIAQLKREKQDADAKIEEMRVVGDRIKTFDIELNEIDEKLRNILMAIPNIPHESTPIGDTEDDNVEVRKWGEVRAFDFEPKPHWDLGTDLDILDFENAAKVAGSRFVFYKKLGARLERALINFMMDLHATEHGYDEMLPPYMVNRDSMTGTGQLPKFEEDAFLIEKEDYFLIPTAEVPVTNYHRDQIMNVDDLPQKYTAYSACFRSEAGSAGRDTRGLIRQHQFNKVEMVQFVKPEDSYAALEALTDNAEEVLRLLELPYRVLSMCTADLGFTAAKKYDIEVWIPSGDCYREISSCSNFEAFQARRANIRFRREPNAKPEFVHTLNGSGLAIGRTVAAILENYQLADGSVAVPKVLQNYMGGVEVITAAKNK; encoded by the coding sequence ATGTTAGATGTTAAGTTATTACGTGAGGATTTTGAAGGTGTGAAGGCGAAGTTATCGCATCGTGGGGAAGATCTTGGGGAATTTGAGAAGTTTGGTGCGCTTGATGCGCGGCGTCGGACGTTGATTATGGAAGTGGAGACGCTTAAAAGTCAACGTAATGAGGTTTCGCAAGAGATTGCGCAGTTGAAGCGTGAGAAACAGGATGCGGATGCGAAAATCGAGGAAATGCGTGTTGTTGGGGATCGGATTAAGACGTTTGATATTGAGTTAAACGAGATTGATGAGAAGTTGCGCAACATTTTGATGGCGATTCCGAATATCCCTCATGAATCTACGCCAATCGGTGACACGGAGGATGATAATGTTGAGGTTCGCAAATGGGGCGAGGTTCGCGCGTTTGATTTTGAGCCAAAACCACATTGGGATTTGGGCACGGATTTAGATATTCTTGATTTTGAGAATGCGGCGAAAGTTGCGGGAAGCCGGTTTGTTTTTTATAAGAAACTGGGCGCTAGACTTGAGCGGGCGTTGATTAATTTTATGATGGACTTGCATGCGACGGAGCACGGGTATGATGAAATGTTGCCGCCATACATGGTGAATCGCGATAGTATGACGGGGACTGGGCAATTGCCAAAGTTTGAAGAGGATGCGTTCTTGATTGAAAAAGAGGATTATTTCTTGATTCCGACGGCGGAGGTTCCGGTGACGAACTATCATCGTGATCAAATTATGAATGTGGATGATTTGCCACAAAAATATACGGCTTACAGCGCGTGTTTCCGTTCTGAGGCGGGATCTGCCGGTCGTGATACGCGTGGATTGATTCGTCAACATCAGTTTAATAAGGTGGAAATGGTTCAGTTTGTGAAACCTGAGGATTCTTATGCGGCGCTTGAGGCTTTGACGGATAACGCGGAAGAAGTGTTGCGTCTCTTGGAATTGCCATATCGCGTGCTGAGCATGTGTACTGCGGATCTAGGTTTCACGGCTGCGAAAAAATATGATATCGAGGTTTGGATTCCGAGTGGAGATTGCTACCGCGAGATTTCTTCTTGTAGTAATTTTGAGGCGTTCCAAGCGCGTCGTGCGAATATTCGTTTCCGTCGCGAGCCTAATGCGAAGCCTGAATTTGTGCACACGCTGAACGGTTCTGGACTTGCGATTGGCCGTACGGTTGCGGCTATTTTGGAAAATTATCAGTTGGCAGATGGTTCTGTCGCGGTTCCGAAAGTATTGCAAAATTATATGGGTGGCGTGGAAGTTATCACGGCTGCGAAAAATAAATAG
- a CDS encoding ROK family protein: protein MYFVYDIGGTFIKYALMDRAGTVVMKDKFPTNVKNAEDLVAQLVDKFLPYKEDVKGIAVSCPGIVDTKTGIIYKGGSFPFMHEKNLAAMLTEACGVPAVIQNDAKSAALAELWLGVVKDVESAVVLTLGTGVGGAIIIDGKLRNGFNLMAGEVSYMLMDFNSKTLQGNVFGMTGSAVQLISKIATAKGLADKTDGKTCFQLIHDGDAEAVAIFDEYIYALASHIMSIQYMIDPEIIAIGGGISAQEIVTERLNLAVEEIKKVTPFHAASPQIVTCHFKNDANLYGALYNFFLQFE from the coding sequence ATGTATTTTGTATACGATATTGGTGGGACTTTTATTAAATATGCTTTGATGGATCGGGCGGGAACGGTGGTTATGAAGGATAAATTCCCGACGAATGTGAAGAATGCGGAGGATCTGGTCGCACAACTGGTGGATAAATTCCTGCCTTATAAAGAGGACGTCAAGGGAATCGCGGTCAGTTGTCCTGGTATTGTAGATACGAAAACGGGCATCATTTATAAAGGTGGATCGTTCCCGTTTATGCATGAGAAAAATTTGGCGGCGATGTTGACGGAAGCTTGCGGAGTTCCTGCGGTGATTCAAAATGATGCGAAAAGTGCGGCGCTTGCGGAACTGTGGTTGGGCGTAGTGAAAGATGTGGAAAGCGCGGTTGTTCTAACCCTAGGAACGGGTGTCGGCGGTGCTATTATCATTGATGGAAAGCTGCGTAATGGCTTTAATTTGATGGCCGGTGAGGTAAGTTATATGCTGATGGATTTTAACTCGAAAACGTTACAGGGGAATGTCTTTGGAATGACGGGTTCGGCGGTGCAACTGATTTCAAAGATTGCAACGGCGAAAGGATTGGCAGACAAAACAGATGGAAAAACTTGTTTTCAGCTTATTCATGATGGTGACGCGGAAGCTGTGGCGATTTTCGATGAGTATATTTATGCATTGGCATCGCATATTATGAGTATTCAATACATGATTGACCCTGAAATTATTGCGATTGGTGGCGGGATTAGCGCGCAAGAAATCGTGACAGAACGCCTTAATTTAGCAGTAGAAGAGATTAAAAAGGTGACTCCTTTCCATGCGGCAAGTCCTCAAATCGTGACGTGTCATTTTAAAAATGATGCCAATTTATACGGGGCTTTGTATAATTTTTTCTTGCAGTTTGAGTGA
- a CDS encoding helix-turn-helix domain-containing protein, which produces MGFTHELIEADANIPVKYIIHTASDPVSVPRHWHEAMEISYTAIGSVQNFYIDGQNYTTKPGDILVINSNAIHSILPLFEENRKALSIFFPYSFLQEHVPNISEIEFCCFLKEVSDGSLARLQGLLADFIVEAETGKRGLSSLRLTAIMYDVLYLLIKNYSVQKRNTTLITTEKHLARLTKMIAYMKDNYAEELSVSDLAAHFNLTPEYFSRFFKRYMDSTVLEYLELIRLGKAHQLLMNTDKTISYIAHSCGFPNEKSFTRVFKKVYKITPNKYRLQGKNHNLTV; this is translated from the coding sequence ATGGGGTTCACACATGAATTGATTGAGGCGGATGCTAATATTCCTGTGAAATACATTATTCATACGGCGTCTGACCCAGTTTCTGTGCCGAGGCACTGGCATGAGGCGATGGAAATCAGTTATACGGCGATCGGTTCAGTGCAGAACTTCTACATTGATGGGCAAAATTATACGACCAAACCTGGTGATATTCTAGTGATCAATTCGAATGCGATTCACTCGATATTGCCTCTTTTTGAGGAGAACCGGAAGGCGTTATCAATCTTTTTTCCCTACTCTTTTTTGCAAGAGCATGTGCCGAATATTTCGGAAATTGAGTTTTGCTGTTTTTTGAAGGAAGTTTCAGATGGATCATTAGCACGGTTGCAGGGTTTGCTAGCTGATTTTATTGTGGAAGCGGAGACGGGGAAACGTGGCTTATCTTCGTTGCGACTCACAGCGATCATGTATGATGTACTGTATCTTTTGATAAAAAATTACTCGGTGCAAAAGCGGAATACGACGTTGATCACGACGGAGAAGCATTTGGCTAGGTTGACGAAAATGATTGCATACATGAAGGATAATTATGCAGAGGAGCTATCAGTTTCGGATTTGGCGGCGCATTTCAACTTAACACCTGAGTATTTTTCGCGGTTTTTCAAGCGTTATATGGATAGTACGGTGCTGGAATATTTGGAGTTAATCAGGCTTGGGAAGGCGCATCAGTTGTTGATGAATACGGATAAAACGATTAGTTATATCGCGCATTCTTGTGGGTTTCCAAACGAAAAATCTTTTACGCGGGTTTTCAAAAAAGTGTATAAAATAACGCCTAATAAATATCGACTTCAAGGGAAAAATCATAATTTGACGGTATAA
- a CDS encoding glycoside-pentoside-hexuronide (GPH):cation symporter — MFDKQTSWKERISYGLSDTASNFVFAMISTYLIYFYTDVFGIGAATVGTLFLVTRCIDAFDGPVFGILIDRTNTRWGKSRPYFLWLAIPLAVVFVMTFTTPDLSLTGKTVYAYITYMTLSIMYSAINVPVTAILPSLSSSPKERTVIVTVRMIFAALGSAVVSICVLPMVDLLGQGDKQKGFFWTVVILAVFAVIFFFIAFKNVREKVEPISDKEKIEFKDLLLVMRKNRPWVVMVIFAFIYFLVFTIKMQSTMYYMTYNFGRPDLAAGILGVSTLSIVATICIPKLTSIFTKRTTMLVGLAIFGLGQLIVWISSGNDSVSLLFIGAIVGVLGLGLIQPVLFTMAADTVDYGEWKTGIRAQGFLSSAPTMGVKIGMGVGGAISGWLLSAGGYVPNQTQSASALMAIEWSYIWVPIIGVILAAGVMMFYNLDKTSDTMTRELEARKLMKEEK; from the coding sequence ATGTTTGATAAACAAACGTCTTGGAAGGAAAGAATCAGCTATGGTTTGAGCGATACGGCATCAAATTTTGTTTTTGCAATGATTAGTACGTATTTGATTTATTTTTACACGGATGTTTTTGGTATTGGTGCGGCGACGGTGGGGACGCTTTTTCTAGTGACGCGTTGTATTGATGCTTTTGATGGACCTGTTTTTGGAATCTTGATTGACAGGACGAACACGAGGTGGGGCAAATCAAGGCCATACTTTCTCTGGCTCGCGATACCGCTTGCTGTTGTTTTCGTCATGACGTTTACGACGCCAGATCTGAGTTTGACGGGTAAAACAGTATACGCTTACATCACGTATATGACGCTTAGCATCATGTACTCGGCGATCAATGTTCCAGTGACGGCAATCTTACCGAGTTTGTCGAGCAGTCCGAAAGAGCGGACGGTTATCGTGACAGTTCGGATGATTTTTGCGGCGCTTGGTAGTGCGGTTGTGAGTATTTGTGTGCTGCCGATGGTTGATTTGCTTGGTCAAGGCGATAAGCAGAAAGGCTTCTTTTGGACGGTGGTTATTTTAGCTGTTTTCGCGGTTATTTTCTTTTTCATAGCTTTTAAAAATGTTCGTGAAAAAGTGGAGCCAATTTCGGATAAGGAGAAAATTGAATTCAAGGATTTATTACTCGTGATGCGGAAAAATCGGCCTTGGGTTGTGATGGTGATCTTTGCTTTTATTTACTTCTTGGTATTTACGATCAAAATGCAGTCGACGATGTATTATATGACGTACAATTTTGGGCGGCCTGATTTAGCAGCTGGGATACTGGGGGTTTCGACGCTGAGTATTGTGGCGACGATCTGTATTCCGAAGTTAACCTCAATTTTTACGAAACGGACGACGATGTTGGTGGGTTTGGCGATTTTCGGATTAGGACAACTCATTGTGTGGATTTCGAGCGGGAATGATTCGGTAAGTTTGCTATTTATCGGGGCAATTGTTGGGGTGTTGGGACTTGGACTGATTCAACCGGTTCTGTTCACAATGGCTGCGGATACGGTGGATTATGGCGAGTGGAAAACAGGGATTCGAGCGCAAGGTTTCTTATCTTCGGCACCGACGATGGGCGTTAAAATCGGGATGGGTGTTGGGGGTGCAATCTCTGGCTGGCTGCTGTCGGCTGGTGGCTATGTGCCAAATCAGACTCAGAGTGCGTCGGCGTTGATGGCGATTGAATGGAGCTATATTTGGGTTCCAATTATTGGTGTCATTTTGGCGGCAGGGGTTATGATGTTCTACAACTTGGACAAAACGAGCGACACGATGACGAGGGAACTTGAGGCGAGAAAATTGATGAAGGAGGAGAAGTAA
- a CDS encoding alpha/beta hydrolase: MNYQEAKELLKTKAGNAEKWVKYVPGLEESGYLAEATKQELMPKDAPAEQDPNQVMTVEALRASMGWPSRDISVNALIIENDVADGNIPVRIYRKEALGKPVPVIVFFHGGGFFGGSLDNVEHPCRTLADKGDVVVVSVDYSLAPEKPYPDGLLDSYRAVKWVYRNADKLGILKEKIAVAGDSAGGNLSITVSLLDRTFGTNYIGAQVLLYPTVARGIDGKGELWDASRLGAKADAELIAGYVAGFGSLDFKVDEMYLENQENTKNSLVSPIYSERLGELPPTLVAVGEFDPLRLQNEVLVAQLRENGVATEYIQYNGMIHAFMDQIGDAPQAEDVMEETVRFVLGIFK, from the coding sequence ATGAATTATCAAGAAGCGAAGGAATTATTGAAAACGAAGGCTGGGAATGCGGAAAAATGGGTGAAATATGTACCTGGCTTGGAGGAATCGGGCTATCTTGCGGAGGCGACGAAACAGGAGTTAATGCCAAAGGATGCGCCTGCTGAGCAAGATCCGAATCAAGTGATGACGGTTGAAGCGTTGCGCGCGAGCATGGGTTGGCCGAGTAGGGATATATCGGTGAACGCGCTTATTATAGAAAATGATGTCGCGGATGGCAATATTCCTGTGCGAATTTATCGGAAAGAAGCGCTGGGTAAGCCCGTACCTGTCATTGTCTTTTTCCATGGTGGTGGATTTTTTGGTGGTTCGCTTGATAATGTGGAGCATCCGTGTCGGACACTTGCGGATAAAGGGGATGTCGTGGTGGTTTCGGTGGACTATTCGCTGGCACCTGAAAAACCGTATCCGGATGGATTGCTTGATTCATATCGCGCGGTGAAATGGGTATATCGGAATGCGGATAAATTGGGAATTTTGAAGGAAAAAATTGCGGTTGCAGGTGACTCGGCGGGTGGAAATTTGAGTATCACGGTGAGCTTGCTTGATCGGACATTTGGAACGAATTATATTGGTGCGCAGGTGCTGCTTTACCCGACGGTCGCGAGAGGAATTGATGGGAAGGGCGAGCTTTGGGACGCATCCCGTCTAGGTGCAAAGGCTGACGCGGAGCTCATAGCAGGATATGTTGCTGGATTTGGTAGCTTGGATTTTAAGGTGGATGAGATGTATTTGGAGAATCAAGAGAATACGAAAAATTCACTTGTGTCGCCAATTTATTCGGAGCGGTTAGGGGAACTTCCGCCAACGCTAGTTGCTGTCGGTGAGTTTGATCCGTTACGGCTGCAAAATGAGGTTTTGGTAGCGCAATTACGTGAAAATGGCGTGGCAACGGAGTATATTCAATATAACGGAATGATTCATGCGTTTATGGATCAGATTGGTGATGCGCCACAAGCGGAAGATGTGATGGAAGAGACGGTTCGGTTTGTTTTGGGGATTTTTAAATAG
- a CDS encoding HI_0552 family protein, whose amino-acid sequence MQFSDADFALFDRDYFQFRQMKEFTPTLVESVKAEYKARWDVWKEFALLCQRETVGFGKPKVESWTNGWQVRSHFWAYYKGLSRQDSASMIAILLKKDSFRIYLEWHAYRSSDSVTSYEEHIRWVEFLPEWVRGLGIDVADYQVWTSYEDEPDNFVGLQDYLENLEVREGFRELLENSKKWLRIGRVIPKEEAVQCVAMEEIVRETMMELSYLYSKTEEL is encoded by the coding sequence ATGCAGTTTAGCGATGCGGATTTTGCGCTTTTTGATCGGGATTATTTTCAGTTTCGGCAGATGAAGGAGTTTACGCCAACGCTGGTGGAGAGTGTGAAGGCGGAATATAAGGCTAGATGGGATGTTTGGAAGGAGTTTGCGTTGTTGTGCCAGCGGGAAACGGTGGGTTTTGGGAAGCCGAAAGTGGAGAGTTGGACGAATGGTTGGCAGGTTCGGTCGCATTTTTGGGCATATTATAAGGGATTGTCACGGCAGGATTCGGCGAGTATGATTGCGATTTTGCTCAAAAAAGATAGTTTTCGGATTTATTTGGAGTGGCATGCGTACAGGAGCTCGGATTCGGTGACGAGTTATGAGGAGCATATTCGGTGGGTGGAATTTTTGCCGGAGTGGGTTCGGGGATTGGGGATTGATGTGGCGGATTATCAGGTATGGACTTCGTATGAGGATGAGCCGGATAATTTCGTGGGATTGCAGGATTATTTGGAAAATCTGGAGGTTCGGGAAGGGTTTCGGGAGCTCTTGGAAAACTCGAAAAAATGGCTACGAATTGGGCGGGTTATTCCAAAAGAGGAAGCTGTGCAATGTGTTGCTATGGAAGAGATTGTAAGGGAAACGATGATGGAACTTTCTTACTTGTATAGCAAAACGGAAGAGCTATAA
- the licT gene encoding BglG family transcription antiterminator LicT → MKIIKAINNNVALAVNEQGHELVIMGKGVGFQKKLDDIIDDAVIEKVFVLETDELSEKLMDLLGEIPAIHLEIADEIVNYAKETFDAKISDNVYLTLTDHISFAIARHEKGMLIRNVMLWEIKKFYKDEFKIGLKALEIIKERLGVQLGEDEAGFIALHIVNARTDGQAMKTTVDMTQVVQDVLNIVTYHFNVVLDESSLNYTRFVTHLQYFAQRLLRNEIVDSGDDFLFDQVQVKYPESFECTGKIDAYLQKAHHATLTKDERVYLTLHIHRVTERNRTI, encoded by the coding sequence ATGAAGATTATTAAAGCGATTAATAATAATGTTGCTCTGGCGGTGAATGAGCAGGGACATGAGCTCGTGATAATGGGCAAAGGTGTTGGATTCCAGAAGAAGTTGGATGATATTATTGATGATGCGGTGATTGAGAAGGTTTTTGTTTTGGAAACGGACGAATTGTCTGAGAAATTGATGGATTTACTTGGCGAGATTCCAGCAATACATCTGGAAATTGCGGATGAGATTGTGAATTATGCGAAGGAAACTTTTGATGCGAAAATCAGTGATAATGTGTATTTAACGCTCACGGATCATATCAGTTTTGCGATCGCGCGGCATGAAAAAGGGATGCTAATTCGTAATGTGATGTTGTGGGAAATCAAGAAGTTTTATAAGGATGAGTTTAAGATTGGTCTGAAGGCGCTGGAGATTATTAAGGAGCGGCTTGGGGTTCAGCTTGGTGAGGACGAGGCTGGGTTTATTGCGCTACATATTGTGAATGCGCGGACGGACGGTCAGGCGATGAAGACGACGGTTGATATGACGCAGGTTGTGCAGGATGTACTGAACATTGTGACGTATCATTTTAATGTGGTGCTGGATGAGTCGTCGCTGAATTATACGCGTTTTGTGACGCATTTACAGTATTTTGCGCAGCGGCTTTTGCGGAATGAGATTGTCGATTCTGGCGATGATTTTCTTTTTGATCAGGTGCAGGTGAAATATCCGGAGAGTTTTGAATGTACGGGAAAAATTGATGCGTATCTGCAAAAGGCGCATCACGCAACGCTTACGAAGGATGAACGGGTGTATTTGACACTTCATATTCATCGGGTGACGGAGCGGAATCGGACAATTTGA
- a CDS encoding glucosamine-6-phosphate deaminase: MKFIITGSYEEMSTIAGQHLLGYMYQDRRVNMSITAGNTPLRMYEQLVPQVKGKSYFDNVHYYNFDEIPLKGTDEPGVTISNLAASFFTPAGIPTEQIHVLDETNYETHDARLKVDGGLDVMLLGIGADGHFCGNLPDTTDVHDETVAVPTTPEMKEILLGEVGGDASRVPDFYVTMGPKAVMQAKNIIMFANGKHKAEIVKKAFFGEVTNAVPSSILQLHPSITVILDKEAASLLPNL, encoded by the coding sequence TTGAAGTTTATTATCACAGGTTCGTATGAAGAAATGAGTACGATTGCAGGACAACATTTACTCGGTTATATGTACCAAGATCGCCGTGTTAACATGTCGATCACGGCTGGGAATACGCCACTTCGGATGTATGAGCAGCTTGTTCCACAGGTGAAGGGGAAATCTTATTTTGATAATGTTCATTATTATAATTTCGATGAGATTCCATTGAAAGGAACTGATGAGCCAGGTGTGACAATTAGTAATTTGGCAGCGTCGTTTTTTACGCCAGCCGGGATTCCGACAGAGCAGATTCACGTGTTGGACGAAACGAATTATGAGACGCATGACGCGAGGTTGAAAGTGGATGGCGGACTTGATGTGATGTTGCTTGGTATCGGCGCGGATGGTCATTTTTGTGGGAATTTGCCGGATACGACGGATGTTCATGATGAGACGGTTGCGGTTCCGACGACGCCTGAAATGAAGGAGATTTTGCTTGGTGAGGTTGGCGGAGATGCGTCGAGGGTTCCAGATTTTTATGTGACAATGGGGCCAAAAGCCGTGATGCAGGCGAAAAATATTATTATGTTTGCAAATGGGAAGCACAAAGCGGAAATCGTGAAAAAAGCCTTTTTTGGTGAAGTAACGAACGCTGTGCCATCTTCCATTTTACAATTGCATCCATCGATTACAGTTATTTTGGATAAAGAAGCAGCGTCATTGCTGCCAAACTTATAG
- a CDS encoding 6-phospho-beta-glucosidase has translation MTKSPFPEGFLWGGAVAANQCEGAYLEDGKGLSPVDVLPSVEGGRWDAVMNPTKALETKYDYYPSHESIDFYHRYKEDIALFAEMGFKSFRLSISWPRIFPNGDDATPNEAGLEFYDRVFAECAKYGIEPVVTINHFDTPVELFKKYGGWKNRKCIDFYMNFCEVIFNRYKGQVKYWMTFNEINMILHLPFFGGGMDVNGEANPEEAKYQAAHHQLVASAMATKLAHEIDPENQVGCMLAAGATYAFSCDPKDVWKAMQADREGYFFIDVQARGYYPSYSKRFFKENNINLVIEDGDLDVLKNHTVDYVAFSYYSSRLTSADPEVMKETEGNVFATLRNPNLEASEWGWQIDPLGLRITMNAIYDRYQKPLFVVENGLGAVDTVEADGSINDDYRIDYMREHVREMGEAIEDGVDLIGYTPWGCIDLVSAGSGEMKKRYGFIYVDRDNEGKGTLNRSKKKSFDWYKKVIESNGSDLV, from the coding sequence ATGACAAAATCACCATTTCCAGAAGGATTTTTATGGGGCGGCGCGGTTGCTGCCAATCAATGTGAGGGCGCGTATTTAGAGGATGGCAAGGGATTATCTCCTGTCGATGTTTTACCGTCTGTTGAAGGAGGGCGTTGGGATGCGGTTATGAATCCGACGAAAGCGCTTGAAACGAAATATGATTATTATCCAAGTCACGAGTCAATTGATTTCTACCATCGTTATAAAGAGGATATTGCGTTGTTTGCGGAAATGGGATTCAAGTCGTTCCGTTTATCGATTAGCTGGCCGCGTATTTTCCCGAATGGCGATGATGCAACGCCGAATGAAGCTGGTTTAGAGTTTTATGATCGTGTTTTTGCAGAGTGTGCGAAATACGGGATTGAGCCTGTCGTGACGATTAACCATTTTGATACGCCGGTGGAACTTTTCAAAAAATACGGTGGTTGGAAGAATCGCAAATGTATCGATTTTTATATGAATTTCTGTGAGGTTATTTTTAATCGTTATAAAGGACAAGTGAAATATTGGATGACTTTTAACGAGATTAACATGATTTTGCATCTACCATTTTTCGGTGGAGGTATGGATGTGAACGGGGAAGCGAACCCGGAAGAGGCGAAGTATCAAGCGGCGCATCACCAGCTGGTGGCTTCTGCGATGGCGACGAAATTGGCGCATGAGATTGATCCGGAAAACCAAGTTGGTTGTATGTTGGCGGCTGGCGCGACGTATGCGTTCTCGTGTGACCCGAAAGATGTGTGGAAAGCGATGCAAGCGGATCGTGAAGGCTATTTCTTCATTGATGTGCAAGCGCGTGGTTACTACCCAAGTTACAGCAAGCGTTTCTTCAAGGAAAACAATATTAACTTAGTGATAGAAGATGGCGATTTAGACGTTCTGAAAAATCATACGGTAGACTATGTGGCGTTTAGTTATTATTCTTCTCGCCTAACAAGTGCAGATCCGGAAGTGATGAAGGAGACGGAAGGTAACGTTTTTGCGACATTGCGTAATCCGAATTTGGAAGCGAGCGAATGGGGCTGGCAAATCGATCCACTTGGTCTGCGTATTACAATGAACGCAATTTATGACCGTTATCAAAAACCACTTTTCGTTGTGGAAAATGGTCTGGGCGCAGTGGACACCGTTGAGGCTGATGGCTCGATTAATGATGATTACCGGATTGATTACATGCGTGAACATGTGCGCGAAATGGGCGAGGCAATCGAGGACGGCGTGGATTTGATTGGCTATACGCCTTGGGGTTGTATCGACCTTGTCAGCGCTGGTTCTGGCGAGATGAAGAAGCGTTACGGTTTCATCTATGTTGACCGCGATAATGAAGGTAAAGGTACGCTGAATCGTTCTAAGAAGAAGTCATTTGATTGGTATAAGAAAGTGATTGAGAGTAATGGTAGTGATTTAGTATAA
- a CDS encoding transposase gives MAIIHQPTLFDMETLLTLEPMKRYSEIFSPLPLVKIVRLFDKPTRMGRPLSLNYEATFKALVIRYVEGIPTIKAFVKRLNEDLLFKMNLGFLYSERVPSEASFSRFTHVLSQHVDVLQTVNHVLLEQIDAINGLFSEQLAIDATHFSAHDKAHKTDNPKLPSVAEQLTMSSENLMRTIPTNPTWSIKKNSKGKNMFWFGYKLHLAVSTTIQYIVGSLLSAAFVSDSSVAIPLLRQVTAIGSKPSYMMMDKGYDVTAIYHAGHQLKIEPIIDFNRRREITSGEVNEHFHPTCFLEYPYKYDSVDKRYQALKFTSPQDKCQTCPLRDEGMCQKVIKIKQTTNLRKYAVPARGTQAWEKLYSLRSAVERVNGYLKNNYQLSNVRFNGGKATATHVSLIQLTYNAVKFAVERLTTKQLLNV, from the coding sequence ATGGCTATTATACACCAACCAACGTTATTTGACATGGAAACTTTATTAACACTAGAACCAATGAAACGATACAGTGAAATTTTCTCCCCATTACCGCTCGTAAAGATCGTACGGTTATTTGATAAACCTACTCGCATGGGAAGACCTTTGAGCCTCAACTATGAAGCGACGTTCAAAGCGCTTGTGATTCGTTATGTAGAAGGCATTCCAACAATCAAAGCGTTTGTAAAGCGTTTAAATGAAGATCTTTTGTTTAAGATGAATCTTGGATTTCTATACTCGGAGCGTGTACCATCAGAAGCTTCTTTTTCTCGTTTCACACATGTGTTATCGCAACATGTAGATGTCCTTCAAACAGTAAATCATGTGTTACTGGAACAAATCGATGCCATAAATGGCTTATTTTCAGAGCAATTAGCGATAGATGCGACGCATTTCTCCGCACATGATAAAGCGCATAAAACAGATAACCCAAAGCTACCATCGGTAGCAGAACAATTAACAATGTCATCAGAAAATTTGATGCGAACAATCCCAACTAACCCAACATGGAGCATCAAAAAGAACAGCAAGGGGAAAAATATGTTTTGGTTTGGCTACAAGTTGCATTTAGCTGTTTCAACGACTATCCAATATATCGTGGGCAGTTTACTTTCTGCAGCCTTTGTCTCGGATTCATCTGTTGCAATCCCTCTTTTAAGGCAGGTAACAGCTATTGGCAGTAAACCAAGTTATATGATGATGGACAAAGGTTACGATGTGACGGCAATCTACCACGCGGGCCATCAGTTAAAGATAGAACCAATCATTGATTTTAATCGGCGTCGAGAAATCACGAGTGGAGAAGTGAATGAACACTTTCATCCTACATGTTTTTTAGAATATCCCTACAAATATGATAGTGTAGACAAACGTTATCAAGCGCTGAAGTTTACTAGTCCGCAGGACAAATGCCAAACCTGTCCACTGAGAGATGAAGGTATGTGCCAAAAGGTGATCAAAATAAAGCAAACAACTAATCTTCGGAAATATGCGGTACCTGCGCGTGGAACTCAAGCTTGGGAAAAGCTTTACAGCCTCCGAAGCGCTGTGGAACGAGTAAATGGCTATTTAAAAAATAATTATCAGCTATCCAATGTCCGTTTTAATGGTGGCAAAGCCACGGCCACGCATGTAAGCTTGATCCAGTTAACCTATAATGCCGTCAAATTTGCTGTGGAACGCCTGACAACAAAACAACTCCTGAACGTTTAA